From Meles meles chromosome 5, mMelMel3.1 paternal haplotype, whole genome shotgun sequence, one genomic window encodes:
- the ZSCAN31 gene encoding zinc finger and SCAN domain-containing protein 31 isoform X1, producing MASAEERGLRIVKVEEDAIWDQETCLRENSFSTQEASRQLFRHFCYQDSPGPREALSRLRELCRRWLRPETHSKEQIVELLVLEQFLTILPEELQAWVREHRPESGEQAVAVVEDLERELSDPENQALAQQHGHSETLSEDVPHLKAKQDSVAVQLQSMVTQLQGESLGPHRFGARGCETVSERRELASKQEVLKEVEPFGNCRLPRGAPADCKYREPCAPQSRAEKQRGQAAGERRHRCSECGKGFTQSSVLVQHRRTHTGEKPYECEECGKTFSQRSGVLEHQRSHTGEKPYKCKECGKAFSASNGLIRHRRIHTGEKPYECKACGKAFRLSSYLAQHQRIHTGEKRYRCPECGKAFSQNAGLFQHLRVHTGEKPHPCGQCGKRFSRRTLLAKHQRSHTGERPFTCEQCGKAFGHHCNLVRHFRTHPVAELASCRAPPDP from the exons ATGGCTTCAGCAGAGGAGCGGGGACTGAGGATTGTGAAGGTGGAGGAAGACGCGATCTGGGACCAGGAAACCTGCCTTCGAGAGAACAGCTTTTCTACCCAGGAGGCCTCCCGCCAACTTTTTAGGCACTTTTGTTACCAGGATTCCCCGGGGCCCCGCGAGGCGCTGAGCCGGCTGCGGGAGCTCTGCCGCCGCTGGCTGCGGCCCGAGACGCACAGCAAGGAGCAGATCGTGGAGCTGCTGGTGCTGGAGCAGTTCCTGACCATCCTGCCCGAGGAGCTGCAGGCCTGGGTGCGGGAGCACCGCCCGGAGAGCGGGGAGCAGGCGGTGGCTGTGGTCGAAGATCTGGAAAGGGAGCTTAGTGATCCCGAGAACCAG GCCCTGGCTCAGCAACATGGCCATTCTGAGACGCTCTCTGAGGATGTGCCGCATTTGAAGGCCAAGCAGGACTCGGTAGCTGTCCAGCTTCAGTCCATGGTGACACAGCTCCAGGGTGAATCTTTGGGTCCCCACAGATTCGGAGCACGAG GTTGTGAAACTGTGTCTGAACGCCGGGAGCTGGCATCGAAGCAGGAAGTCTTGAAGGAAGTGGAACCCTTTGGAAACTGCAGACTCCCAAGAGGTGCCCCCGCAGATTGTAAGTACAGAGAACCTTGTGCACCGCAGAGCAGAGCGGAAAAGCAGAGGGGACAGGCGGCCGGAGAGAGACGGCACAGGTGCAGTGAGTGTGGGAAAGGCTTTACTCAGAGCTCAGTCCTCGTCCAGCACCGGAGAACCCACACGGGGGAGAAGCCCTACGAGTGCGAAGAATGCGGGAAGACCTTCAGCCAGAGGTCGGGTGTGCTCGAGCACCAGCGGAGCCACACCGGAGAGAAACCCTACAAGTGTAAGGAGTGCGGCAAAGCCTTCAGCGCCAGCAACGGCCTCATCAGACACAGGAGGATCCACACGGGGGAGAAGCCATACGAGTGCAAGGCGTGCGGGAAGGCCTTCCGCCTGAGCTCGTACCTCGCGCAGCACCAGAGGATCCACACCGGGGAGAAGCGCTACCGCTGCCCCGAGTGCGGGAAGGCCTTCAGCCAGAACGCCGGCCTCTTCCAGCACCTGCGCGTGCACACGGGGGAGAAGCCGCACCCGTGCGGCCAGTGCGGCAAGCGCTTCAGCCGGAGAACGCTGCTCGCCAAGCACCAGAGGAGCCACACCGGCGAGCGGCCGTTCACCTGTGAGCAGTGTGGGAAGGCCTTCGGCCACCACTGCAACCTCGTTCGGCATTTCAGAACCCATCCCGTTGCCGAGCTGGCCTCATGCCGTGCACCCCCAGATCCTTGA